A segment of the Flavobacteriales bacterium genome:
TGCGCGGAGCTTCATAGATGCCATTTCCTCGTCCGAGGTAGCAGGGATCATGGAAGGTGATGCGCTTGCCTTTGAATGCTCCTCCTTCTACGGTCAATCGCCCTTCGGTGATCAATTGATTGATAAATGTGGTATGGTGCATGACCTCATAGTCGCCACCCAATTCCGGATACTCATTCTTCAAGGTATTGAAGCAATGCGGGCAGGTCGTCACGATGCGCTTGATTCCATAGGCGTTCAGCACCTGTATATTGGAGAAGGCCTGCATCTGGAAGAGGAATTCGTTCCCTGCGCGCTTAGCAGGAT
Coding sequences within it:
- a CDS encoding (Fe-S)-binding protein; amino-acid sequence: MSDLNVKSIAALAAEGKEPEVLFWVGCAGSFDDRAKKITRAFAKILNNAGVDYAILGKEESCTGDPAKRAGNEFLFQMQAFSNIQVLNAYGIKRIVTTCPHCFNTLKNEYPELGGDYEVMHHTTFINQLITEGRLTVEGGAFKGKRITFHDPCYLGRGNGIYEAPRTLIQKLDAELVEMKRCRAKGLCCGAGGAQMFKEAEPG